One window of the Chryseotalea sp. WA131a genome contains the following:
- a CDS encoding DUF262 domain-containing protein: MEATLITEITVEDICDGFVYSELEGKGLFGLSGKLTIQPEYQRNYIYASEGGKREVAVIESILKGYPIGLVYFNKVNPNNFEVLDGQQRITSIGRFVTNKFAIKDENGNEQLFGGFALDKKNKILNTKLLIYECEGTESEIKEWFRTINIAGVPLNGQELLNAVYSGPFVTMGKEEFSNSKNSNIQKWSAYISGSANRQDFLERALQWVSKDNASEYMSRHRFDNNITELKDYFTSVIDWVSTVFIDVESEMKGLEWGRLYETYRKQPYNSKTVSDEVKKLYGDPYIKYRRGIFEYILGGSTDTKLLEVRVFDDATKKSVYTKQTAEAEKKEISNCPLCSLGHDSNKTKIWQLTEMDADHVTAWSKGGATDIKNCEMLCKTHNRAKGNK, from the coding sequence ATGGAAGCAACATTAATAACAGAAATTACTGTAGAAGATATTTGCGATGGGTTTGTTTATAGTGAACTTGAGGGCAAAGGATTATTTGGACTTTCCGGTAAGCTTACTATCCAACCAGAGTATCAAAGAAATTACATTTATGCTTCTGAAGGTGGCAAGAGAGAAGTTGCTGTAATTGAATCAATCTTGAAAGGTTATCCAATTGGCTTAGTCTACTTCAACAAAGTTAACCCAAACAACTTTGAAGTTTTAGATGGTCAACAGCGTATCACAAGCATTGGACGTTTTGTGACAAATAAATTTGCAATAAAAGACGAAAACGGAAATGAACAATTATTCGGTGGTTTTGCATTAGACAAAAAGAATAAAATATTAAATACTAAACTTCTTATCTATGAATGTGAGGGAACAGAAAGTGAAATTAAAGAATGGTTTAGAACTATAAACATTGCAGGAGTTCCTTTAAATGGCCAAGAATTGCTGAATGCAGTTTATTCAGGACCTTTCGTTACAATGGGTAAAGAAGAATTTAGCAATAGTAAAAATTCCAATATTCAAAAGTGGAGTGCATACATTTCAGGTAGTGCAAATCGTCAGGATTTTCTAGAAAGAGCATTACAATGGGTGAGCAAAGACAATGCTAGCGAATATATGAGCCGACATAGATTTGATAACAACATTACAGAGTTAAAAGACTATTTTACAAGTGTAATTGATTGGGTTTCTACTGTATTTATTGACGTTGAAAGCGAAATGAAAGGACTTGAATGGGGCAGACTTTATGAAACTTATCGGAAACAGCCCTACAACTCAAAGACAGTATCAGACGAAGTGAAAAAACTGTATGGTGACCCATACATAAAATATCGCAGAGGTATTTTTGAATATATTCTTGGTGGTTCAACAGACACAAAACTTTTAGAAGTTCGAGTTTTTGACGATGCGACAAAGAAATCTGTTTATACAAAACAAACGGCAGAAGCAGAGAAAAAAGAGATTTCAAATTGTCCATTATGTTCATTAGGACATGATAGCAATAAAACTAAAATTTGGCAACTAACAGAAATGGACGCAGACCACGTAACAGCGTGGAGCAAAGGCGGTGCGACAGACATAAAAAATTGCGAAATGTTATGTAAGACACACAACAGAGCAAAAGGTAATAAATGA